Genomic window (Arachis hypogaea cultivar Tifrunner chromosome 13, arahy.Tifrunner.gnm2.J5K5, whole genome shotgun sequence):
TCTCTTCATCTTTTATAGAATCTAAGAACAAAACTTTTACTTTATCTAATTACCACATTAGACTTCATTGACTCTAACTTATTGatgaaactaaaatatattaaagataggAATCAAAACGCTAAAAATAATTCTGGAATCTTTAGAATGGTACCCTAAAGTAAGTACTCTTTTAGAGAATTAATATGGTTTCTCGTCAGGTAACTATCAAAGATGACAGTTATGATTTCCTGTTTTctcttctatcccttttctttTGAGGACACGGAGTCCGGGAGAAGGAGATTTAAATCGAAATAAAACAGCTGATTATGTGCACGGCCAAGTAAGTAAGGGCATGCAAGAAAGGAGCACAATTGAATATACCTCATCAACAGAATGAATGTTACGCTGGTCAGCAGTATACATCAGAACATCCtgttaaaagataaaaaaggataaaataaattaaaaagcaaAACATTTCCTCCTACATTGAATCATTTCAATAACGAAATTTTGAGAAATCACTCTCCTTATTTAGCAGTAGAAACCATTTGACcagaaaagaaaaacacaagtGGTAATAGTGAAAGAGAATAAACTCACTCCAGCCATTGGCATAATTGACATTGGCAGGCCATCCTGGAAACGAAAGAGTCCACCATTGAAATCCTTGCCATAATTATTTAAATAGCACACCACCTTTGATGAACAAAAGTTGTCAGCAACAATATTaaattaagttcaataaaagagaGGAGTAGTGGAAAGTGGAATCCTGACTGCAAAGTGCCGCTGTTTGAGGTAGGGTCTGTTATCATCACTATGCCACCCAATGCTTGCACCTCTGCTCCAGCTGTTTGATGATTCATAAATACAATAAGGTAAAGATTGTAAAAGAAGTAACAACCAACAAGCAAGATAGAGTAGTAACCTGATTAGAGCGGTGAATTCAACAAAGAGCTCGTATTGACAGTTGAAAAACTCCTCTAGCTTGTCTTTCAACCTTTCTGCGAagaaatttgattgaggttggaAATTTCGATGGAGGGAAAgatgataaagaaagagagtACCTCGGATGGGAATGAAGGGAATGAGGAAGTGGGAAGAGTTGGTGGCAATGAGATGGGAGAGAGTGGTTGAGAAGACATTGGGTCTATAGCCAACAGTGCTGCTACTCTTGTGTATGAATTCCAGTTCCTGACAATGGAATAAATCAAGGGAAGGGAAGAAGCGAACAAGAGAATCTGAAAAGGGAACCTAACCTTGCATTCTTCAGGGGAGAGGAAGTTGGGGACCATCACACGAGGGTGTTGCGAACCACAGCAAACCTCACACATTCCTAATCCTACTTTCTTTTCAGTTTCCCGTTTCTGTTTCTGAATCTCATCCATTTTCTCATGCTTCTTCCACTTTAATCTTGTCGCTCTTGGCTTTCATGGTTTATGAAGTCAGCCTCGCTATCGAAAGTGGGAACCCCAAAAGGAACAAATTTCTCTAAATTAAatcgataaaataaaaaatgagaataattatttttaaattatattaataaaatataataaaattataaatttaatgatcATTATTTCAGTTTTCATttataaattttcttattttaattttttgtaaatatatatTAGTAATATAAAAATTGGGTGTCTAACAAAGTCTTGTAAAAATATCAGTTAAGAGTAATTTTAATGTATAGAAACCGtcgattttttactttttatttttaatcattgtCTTTACAATATTCTTGAACCAaatcttttatttaaaatattagtgtgaaaagagaattttttttagttatatatacattaagatatattttaatatatttatttttaataaagatGGAGATATTTCATTTAATATAGACGACTAAATTTTTATAGTGGTCCCCTTAAATTCGGCTCGTAAATCAATTTAACTCCTGAAATTCCAATTACACTATTCTTATCCTCGAAATTGCACTCCAGACTACATACTAGTTCTTCGCTCGAATTCCGGCGTGAGTCAGCAACGAGTTTGCTGATGTGGCACAGCCACTACCACCTAGGATCTACTAAACGACGTCTTTCGATGGGTGAAACGTTTTGAAACAAAAACGTCGCCGTTTTGCTCCCAGTAAAATAAAATGGTTGCTTGGACAAAGGGCTGGTCATTCGATACATCTTCTTCCTAATTTCTTCATAATTTCAATGCTTAGTCTCTTCCTCCATAGCTAGAGACAATGGCGATAGCTTAGGACACTGCTGCTTGATTGCTGATTTCTACCATTTGTTGCGCTAGAGTTGGAGGAAGTTTTGTGGGAAGGCATTGAAGCAAAGCGTGGGGAACTGTTTAAGCTATTTTGatggtcaattttttttttccaaaaaatttttttggCTCATTTTTTATTCTTCTGACGAGGGATTGTTTAAGTTTGTCTTAtcatttgcattaaaattttgttGGAAATGATATGTTGTTAAGATTTTGTTGTTGGTATGTTCGAACTGCTACTGgatgttttgtttctttttaataGAACATGAGCTATCTCTGATCATGCAGTGTGTGTTTGTTATTTATTGATTTTGGGTTGCAtgtgttttaaattattttcttcttttgttatGTTACAAATGGACGCCGAAGTATtagatataatattttattatgggAAAAATTTTGCGAAAAGTAAAGATAGGAGGTGTACATATTATCTTGACAATAAGCACTGTTTGGATGATCTTGATGTGGACAAGTTGAATGTATTCTACCTGAAAAACTACTTCAAAGAGTTAGTGTATGAAAGGATGAAGGAAGTTTGGTGGCAAATGCCAGGAAAGAgccacaaaatttaaaaagtttcacTACTAGAAAAGTTGCTCTTTTTCGAAAAACTCAATCAAAATCGGTTGCACAATAAATGACAAAAGTCCAGTTTGGATAAATAAGCTCTTTTGGAACAAAAAAAACTGAAagtataaggacttttattagtAATAACTTATAAatgagttattttgtgtttggatttttagttatagaagtacttattttaaagttgtagcgtttggataagtaactcaaaaaatacaaattttttatacaagaaaataaaaattaaaataacgatgataacaaatacttttcAATATTGAATGTTTACATAACCTAATCACTATATTACAATCGTTTAGGCAATTAATTCTTTATTTGCTCTCTTATTAGTTCCATTTTTTTAGACCATTGGTTCTTACAACGTAATATCATTAGAAATTGATTCTTCTACTTCACTTTCACCCATAACGGTGTTCTTGTATGTGGTGAATAGTAATAAAATCTTAATTCACAATAATTTTGATGACAAtgccaaaaaaattattatgtagtTAGTGTTTGTTGTTTTATTGTGCATGATATAGTaggtaaacataaaaaataaatataaaatgtgtgttaatatatattttattgttttttttatttttttattttttactcctATTAGCCTCCTCCTCTATTGGGGTTAAGAACTTGttataactaattataaaaataataacaagttatataaaaataaaatcacatgtgaaaaaaaaaattaaaactgagatttcataccacacaattaaatacaaatttaataataaaaatagagtggtaaaatgataaaaaaaataactggAAGGAATATATACAATATGTGATTTGTTTTAAAATGGTAGTGAAAggccaatatttttaacaaaaaaaaatattttcacagaGCCAAGAATgaaagtaaatttttttgttttgaagtcaattattttagaaaaatgataGAATAACTTAtcgaaaagaaaaagtcatatatttttaaaaaactttgaacttttttttaaatgatgTCAAAAACGCATAttgttcaaaagtaaaaaaatatagttCCTTCTCAATTATGTTGACCTTAATAAACTTTTATCTAAAAGTAAGGAAACCATTAAAAACTATTCAGAATTCAACttttaaacaacaaattaaaacagaaaaaaagCTCCAAAATCGAAGCTCTCAACTCTCAAGCATTCTAATTAAGAGTAACTGAACCAAGACTATAAATATCATTGAgttggttcttttttttttaatgcattcaTTGGGTTGGTTCTACACTCATCTTATTCCCACATAAACCCCTGTATCTTCTAATTACTTTGATTCCAAGAGAAAGGTTTCCAAAATCTTACCTGTAATTTGTCCAAGTCATAGAAGGGTTTTCGGATctcaaacatgcaatttacatccATAGAAGGTAAcatcaacaaataaattaaatagcaaGATGCATTAAGAAAAATATAGATAGGAAAAGTTAAAAATAAGAATGGTGTTTTCCTTACTGCAATGTAAGAGTTAATTAATAATATAGTAAgtaaacaaagaaacaaaaaacaaaaggaaGGAATAGAGCAAAGAAAGGATGTAtcaaaagagaacaaaaaatgttcttcctccttcccttatCTCCATTGCTTGCTTTGCAGTACTTTGTCGCCGCGCTTTACATTTGCTTCAAACTCAAGTTAAGTTCGCAGCCTACCCTTTTACCTTTGATAAGCTTTTCCTCTCTCACTCTCGCTCTCTCTATATAGCCTGCAGATACGCCTGACTTCATTGGCTTTCCACAGTTTTGTCATTGCTATCTTGCTCTGTCTCTACAGCTTTTTCTTCTTCAGTTCCATTCACATGCCCATTGCACTCCTGCCTCTGCACTTTCCCTTTCGGTGAAGTTGTGTTGTTATGATTAGAATTCCCATTTTCCTTTTCATAAGTGGTTGGAGTTTCCGAACCTGGGTTCACTTCGGTCAAAGCACCAAGTACTTGTGGAGGAGGATTACCTGACCCGGGTGGAGGGAGGAAGACTCCTGTGCCAGGCGCAGGGATTCGAGGAGTGGGATGCCTTGGAGGGGCTGCTGTCCATCCTGTGGAAGCTGGTGCAATTGGTACCGGTGCAGGAAATGGCATGGCAGAGACAACTGGAGCAGCCACAAACAGCGGCTGCATACCATTCGGTGGCGGAATTTGCGGACGGATGGGTGGAGCTGGCAGAACTCCAGTTGTCTGGCCTGCAGGATAATGCTTAGGACCTACATGATGACGCATGTGGTTAGGGGATCGGCTTGGCGGTGGACCCCAATGAGAAGATACTGCTGGCGAAGCAAGACGCTGGGCGTCGGAAGGGGGGGACCTTCGCGGTTGGGACTTGATGAAAGTAACAAGGATGCGTTGTTTACGGAAAGAAGGAATAGCATATTTGGCAAAATCAGTGCATTTCCCTTGCATAGCCAGAAATGACCTATAGCAAAGTATTAAATCACGTTTCAATGTATCAAATCTTAGTAAAGGAAGACAAAATTTGGAGCAAGTAAACATTGAAACAAAGTCGCCTATATGATTTCCTCTCATCTCCGACACACACATATTGAATCTGCACCCAATTATACTGCAAGAGCCAAATCTAACactaaataacaattaaaatcaGGCCAGCAAGCCCTAATCATCTCTAATAATTTAACAGACAAACCATTAACTTCCACGGAACTGAATCACAAAGGTTCTACAGAAAGCTCATTCAGTAAAGAGGAGGACTCCTTGTAATAAACAGTTGGCAGGCTTCTAATTGTAAATCAAGCAATCACAAAACAAATCTGCCActgacaaaacaaaacaaaaaaagagaatCTGAGAAAGGCAATGAACTAAATCTATCTACAATGGACTGAACAAAGTCTAAAGTATTAACCATAGCCTATACAACCGATAAAGTTTATAGTATAGCCTGTATAGGCAATTCTCATTTGAAATTGCACAACCTGATTGGCTTCTTAAGGCTAATGATGAAACTCTTCCCAAAAACTATGACATTAAATTGCAAATACCATAGGCATTATCATACAAACAGACAAGGATAAGAAATATTACCCAGGGGAAAGAGAAAGCTTGAGAGTGCCCCTATAATCCCCAGGATGATCCGTGGTGATCACTCTCCCAAAAGTGATTTCACATTCTGTAAGGAAGAGAACATGAACGGGCCTTCCAAACCAGTGCGGCCAATTGTAGGGCTGTGAATGATCACCCTATAAACAGTAGCAATACCAGGTTATCTTAGCAAACCTGACGCCAATATAAAACCCagacaaaaagaaaatggaaCAGTGCATGAATCAACCTCATTAAAGAAATCCACAACACAAGCATCAGGCTTCACAGTCATAACTTGTGAGGCAACCATCCGCTCAATAATTTCTCGAAACAAGGAAGGGATAGGTTCTACATTCTTTTCTGCCAGATTCAATTTGTGGAACTTAATCAATCATTTATTACAAGTGgggtaaaagaaaaatatcatgGCTGAAAATAAGAAAGATGAGTAAACTATAAGAATgattagtataaaaaaaaaatcgttaTAACATGCCTCTTGAGGCTCCGGTCATATTCTCTCCTTCTAGAGGTGCATCAACAACAGGAACACCCAACTGAATCATCTCCCTTCCATGCCCTTTCATGGGCCTCCTTGAAACCACAAATGTCTGACTCCCTGCTTGTGAAAAATATTTAGCAATATTCAATACCAcaaacatttaaaaaataataaaaaattttcctTAATTAATCTGCAAAATATGTATCAAAAGCTCAAAGTTATCAGTTTGAGCACCAAACTATATGCAAATCTCAAGAATAGATAAGACCCACTAATAGTATTGTATTCCtttttttccctttctctcttaatCTGATTTGTCCTTAGTGAATTTTATTTCCAAATTCATATGTTTTATAATGTCTTATCATGcctctttaatatatttttaccatTACAAACATAGTGATAATTGTGGAAACTATcagaaaagaaaattagaattaAGACCACAACCTAAGTTCTTAGGCATAGAGATGAATATTAGAAAAGTTGGAAATTTTATATTACGATAATTACTCATGTACTACTCTACATTTTTTAGGTACCAAGCAAAAGTGACAGGAGCTATTTTTACTTCATTGCTCATGAATATTCAACTACCAAGATGAAACAGATACAGGAAAATGGTATCCAAGTCAATTGCCCCTTAAGAAGACTCTAACTTGAAGAAAATGGGCTTTGAGCATTCCATGTATTGTATGCAATTGTCATCGATCATGGAAAATAAAAGGTAGTGAAGAATCCTCTATGTGTGAATATAGAGCATACTTAGTTCAATTACCTTGAAAATGTCCTCTTTTTCCCGAAATCCTTAGATCATTGACCAGTGAAACAAGTTTTGAAACTTCAGTGCCATCAAATAACTCTTCATACAACTTTAGTCCATCAGCCACATTCACCtacaattgaaaaattaaaatggcAGACCTTAGAAATAGAATATAAAAGACAAAAAGTTAGGGGAAAATTATGAGAAGGCATGTACATAtccaaataattgaaaaaatattaaagGACCCTACCATCGTCCCATCAAACATTTCATTGCCAACAAAAGTTTTTGCTAATGTTGAAAGACTTTGACTCTGATTCTGATTTTGGATAGAAAGTGACTCATTCCCTGAAAACATAATGGacaacaactaatttaaaaattaaatggaaTCAAAACATTAAACAAAACTTTGACAGTGTAATATGTTCATAAGCTGACTCTGGTCCTATAAACGTGAGTGACGTGACAATATTCTGGTCTGTTCTTATGCAAGCAGGGAATCAACTGcacacatttattttatttagcacaCAAAATTACAGGTAAAATGGATGCAATTGAAAGAGACAAAACAGCACAAAGTCTGAGCTTTATTTTCTCAGTTCCTCAAATTTATGCACAAATTTAGCATAATTTTAACAGGTTGCTTTACTACACAAGTAAATTCACACTTTATTTTGGGTAAAAGATACATTCTTCACTTAAAAAAGTGATGCTAGACACACATAAATAACAAGGGTATAAAATTTGCAAAGACAATTTTTTCTACTTAACTGATGGTAGAAACTACAAAGAAGCGCGTGGGAGAAACCAAAAGTGAAAAGTAATTAAGTGAGATAAAAGTTTGACGTGTAGTAatgaacaaaaaagaaaattagcaACAAAATGTGAAGCTTGGTAACCTTCATATAATGATGTGAAAGTTAGCAGTTCCTCCATATAAGGATTTGGGGTTTAGGCTAAAA
Coding sequences:
- the LOC112792494 gene encoding RNA demethylase ALKBH10B isoform X1, translating into MAMPSGNVVAQDKMQFPSGGGGGAGAGSGSAGGEIHYRQQWFVDERDSLIGWLRSEFAAANAIIDSLCHHLRIVGDPGEYDMVVGAIQQRRCNWNQVLLMQQYFSVSEVVYALQQVAWRRQQRYVEPVKVGAKEVRKSGPGYRHGQRFESAKEGFNASVESYSHEANIAITGAPEKGTPLTEKGEELKSAGKVGKIDDKSLASTEEKKADAIAKNQTEGNLKGSGSSQGSLPNSDSEAVVVNDGLASNYKGNESLSIQNQNQSQSLSTLAKTFVGNEMFDGTMVNVADGLKLYEELFDGTEVSKLVSLVNDLRISGKRGHFQGSQTFVVSRRPMKGHGREMIQLGVPVVDAPLEGENMTGASREKNVEPIPSLFREIIERMVASQVMTVKPDACVVDFFNEGDHSQPYNWPHWFGRPVHVLFLTECEITFGRVITTDHPGDYRGTLKLSLSPGSFLAMQGKCTDFAKYAIPSFRKQRILVTFIKSQPRRSPPSDAQRLASPAVSSHWGPPPSRSPNHMRHHVGPKHYPAGQTTGVLPAPPIRPQIPPPNGMQPLFVAAPVVSAMPFPAPVPIAPASTGWTAAPPRHPTPRIPAPGTGVFLPPPGSGNPPPQVLGALTEVNPGSETPTTYEKENGNSNHNNTTSPKGKVQRQECNGHVNGTEEEKAVETEQDSNDKTVESQ
- the LOC112792494 gene encoding RNA demethylase ALKBH10B isoform X2; translation: MAMPSGNVVAQDKMQFPSGGGGGAGAGSGSAGGEIHYRQQWFVDERDSLIGWLRSEFAAANAIIDSLCHHLRIVGDPGEYDMVVGAIQQRRCNWNQVLLMQQYFSVSEVVYALQQVAWRRQQRYVEPVKVGAKEVRKSGPGYRHGQRFESAKEGFNASVESYSHEANIAITGAPEKGTPLTEKGEELKSAGKVGKIDDKSLASTEEKKDAIAKNQTEGNLKGSGSSQGSLPNSDSEAVVVNDGLASNYKGNESLSIQNQNQSQSLSTLAKTFVGNEMFDGTMVNVADGLKLYEELFDGTEVSKLVSLVNDLRISGKRGHFQGSQTFVVSRRPMKGHGREMIQLGVPVVDAPLEGENMTGASREKNVEPIPSLFREIIERMVASQVMTVKPDACVVDFFNEGDHSQPYNWPHWFGRPVHVLFLTECEITFGRVITTDHPGDYRGTLKLSLSPGSFLAMQGKCTDFAKYAIPSFRKQRILVTFIKSQPRRSPPSDAQRLASPAVSSHWGPPPSRSPNHMRHHVGPKHYPAGQTTGVLPAPPIRPQIPPPNGMQPLFVAAPVVSAMPFPAPVPIAPASTGWTAAPPRHPTPRIPAPGTGVFLPPPGSGNPPPQVLGALTEVNPGSETPTTYEKENGNSNHNNTTSPKGKVQRQECNGHVNGTEEEKAVETEQDSNDKTVESQ